From Gossypium raimondii isolate GPD5lz chromosome 11, ASM2569854v1, whole genome shotgun sequence:
TCTTAGAAACTGAATTCATGAATGATTTTCTTGGCAAAGGAGGCTTATCAGATGATGGCACAATAATTCCCATAGGACTGCTTGCTGCTGACGGAACAGCGGATGATGgtctttctatttctttcaatctcattttcatttttactagcTCTAGTTTCAAGTCCTCGTTCTCTCGTTTCAAGCTCGAAAGTTCATCCGAAACTGGGTGGATATCTGTTGGAGGGTATAAATTCACTCTGGAAGATATGGAAGGGGAAGTTCCACTTGACATGCTTCCGTTCATGACGTCTCGAAGGCGTTGTTGTTCGTAGTAAAGAACTTGAACCACGGTCTGGACAGGAAGACGGTCGTTTTGCGCAGCGTGAGCGCAGGCCTCCCGAGAGAGTTTCTGGCAATCCATTAGGCTGCAAACTTTCTTCCTCTCCAAGTCAGTTATAGTGGGGTGAGCCTGTCAAGTGTCAATTATTATGAAAAGGTGGATAAGACTAAGATACTATTCTCTCAAATCAATGAAAGCTAAAAGGGTTCTATATGATAGTTCCAACAGTCCTGTTACAAAGCAGATTCACTTTATATGAGATTGCTTCAAAATCACCTTTGCATTGCAATGTGTTCAAACTTAATTCATAATGAACAAATGGTGTTGTTTTCTGTACTCATATAGGATTAgagtatatataattattgaattgagtAAAAAGTTGCAGCAGAATGTTAAGATGAGGGTTATTACATAAAAGACTGTACCTTGAGGTAGATATCTATGGCTCTGTACATCCCATCCTCTGTTATCCTCGATTGTTCGGGAATGAGTTCAGTGAGACCGATGAATTTCGAGACGGGGAGATTACGATCAGATGCTATTTCGGCTAGGTAGCTCTCCATTAGCTTTCCCACCCTTTCCATGTCACTTAGTGGGGGAGAAATATAGCCATCTTCTTCTTTGTAGCCAAAATGAGAACCATCAGTTTCATATTCAAGGTAATTCATCATGATCCGCTGTACTGTGTCCACATCAAACAATGTATCCCCAGTAAAAGAATAGGCAGGAATCAAGAGATCATCCAAAACAGCCTGTCCTAATTGCAAGGCCATCCTTTTTTCTAAATCGAGTCGACAAGCAATGGTTGTTTCGAGATAAATTGCTGCTCGAAGCAGCACGGTTAGGAAGCTTACAGACATTGCATTTTTCTCCTTTGGCAGAAGGCTCACTATGGTTTCCAAGACGACCCTCTTCTCGTGTTCTTGTCGTGGCTCGATTTTCTTCCTCCCCTTTCCAAATATTTCCTGCACGAAAAAGGAGCTTCAGCTTCAACTTTACATTTTGAAGCATATCAGGTAAACAACTGAATTATGTAGGCATGGGGGTCTCACCAAACCTCTAAGAGCTTTCTGAGCATAGAGCATAAGCACAGGACCAAGAGCATATGGTTTAAATCCCCTCGCTATCATTGCAATCAGAACCCGTTGGAATATGTCAATTCGAAGAACAGCCAAATCCTCAGCCCACCAATCAACCACCGTTTTCGAGTTAGAGATTGTTGAAGACATTGCAATATCATTGCCACTCTCTTTGCAAGCTAAATATGCTATGGCATCGATGCACCGGCCAACCAGTTTAACTTCCTCTGCAATGGGGAGTAGGTTCTCGGAAGCATGTAACACAGAAATTGCTCCTGCTAGGCTCTGAAGTGCCACTTCATTCAAGAAGGCTTCAGTTCTTTCCACAAGGCTTCCGACCGCATAGTCCTCGGTCATCTCAAGGTACTCGGCCACGCAACGTAGTGCCGCAATATTCTCGGTgtttatctcaaaatttatcCCGTAACAGAATTTAGCCGCAAGTTCGAAGGATTCCGCTCCGCCCGGAACATCAGGAATTACTATGACTGAAACATCAGCATCATTGGATTCTGATACCACTTTCCTTATGTATCCACACTTAGAGACTAATGGAAACTGCAATTGAAGCAGGACATGCAAACAAAAAGGTAGAAATGATTATGATATACATGCTATGGCTGTTTGTATGAGAATTAAAGTACTTGGATTCTACCTTGTGAAGTGAAAATGAAACTCCAGCAACTTGAACCGTGACATCACTGGGTATCTCCTGAGAGAAAATCCTgacaaaaaacaaagaagaatcaAATTATATACATCAGTTCTCTTACCATTTTTTTTCCTATCTGAAAAGCAATTTATGAATTTCATGCTTATATAGTAATGATACCACTCGCTGGTTCTCTTCATGGCTGTGGACATAAGCTCCTTCTTTTTAGCAGACATGTTAAGAGTGGTGGGTGCAGTGTCCTCCTGATCAAGATCCACCATGGCAGCAAATGAAGGAGTTTTACTAAGATCATGCCTGCATCTCCATCAAATCATAGATAACCAGAGCCTGTTAAACAGGGTGTTTATCATTTACAAGATTGTGGTGGAGCCAACAGAATAAGCAATTTGCTGTactgttttgttatttatttattcaaatgttTGAATGAGAAGCAATATAAGCTCAAAATCATGTCCTTAATAACTGTATTATCCAACTTTGAGTAGGTGGATTCCCAAAACTAGGCCTCCAAACAAAACTAGAGGGGAAAGCTGTGAGGAGTACAACATTTCAAGCAAGTGGTATTTTGGGTATTAAAGGATGAAGATAGATGAAGAAAATATACTGTGTGGTGTGGGTTTTTGGTGGAAAGATTAGATGTTTTCATGTTGTTTGGCGGCTAAAGGTCGAAAGTTTCCACGTGGGCAATAGTCCCATCCACTAAAGTTCCCATCTTCAGTTTCCTGTCCATTTTCATTGGACATTTATAAATTTCAGGATTCATGGGATTTTGGTTAACCAGGTCTTGATTTCTAAATTGGATGGCATTCATAATTATGACCAATCGTGGGTTTTTAATGTTATCACTCAAAAAGTAGTTATcatgaaattttatgttggaACTTTCTGCCTTCACATGCTCCTTTACGGTGTAATAATATGAACATTATGGACAGGACAACGGTTCCAGTCTTAAGCACTTTGGTAATTTGAGGAACACATCTGTACACATGTGAGTGACAACTAGTGTTGTTTCACCATATGAAAAGTCGGTTGTGATTGCAGATTAGGTGCTTATTAATTGTTCTGAGGTTGTAAATGGATACCAAAATTATCCACCCAAAGAGAAAAGATGTTTGGGGTTCAACAGCATTTCTCTTGTGCAATAAATGAGGTCCTTAAAATCAACGAAAACAACTGGCTCTTGTTTGTACCCATCAATAATCTCAATCTTCTTCTCTGTTACGCAATTTAGGGGCCCTTCTCCTAAACGTTGATGGTTGATTGCAAGGAAAATTTAATCTCTGTGATCCCCAATCCATTGCAAGATTTCACATCCATGGGGTCATGAGTTCATATTAAAAGGGAAGGGGTATTGTTTTTTAGCTGCAGGAAATTGTCGGGTATGTCCATTGGTACTGCTCTGTAAACATTTTCAAGCGAGTTTTGACAAAACCTGAGgggaaaaaagaacaaagaaacagAAGATACACTATTTGGGCGTTGTAGGGCTGCTATTATAACATATCAATCTCCATCATTCAAGCAAAATTCCTAGGGTTATAGATTAGACCCCATCAAAGTGCTTCATGGgcattttttattctttgtgGTACAGTAAGGAAAAGTCCAAAGAAAAGGTTACTTCATTATTGTAGTAGTGTTTAAAGGGAtgtaaaactaaaatcattggggggggggggggggtaatTCTGCAGAGGGTACTTTACATAATGTGATATATGTTATAGTAGGCCCACAATCAAAGCAATAGTCTTGGAATACCGTCGAAAACTGGGATTCCTTTCCTGCTGAGTTGGTATCCATTGATTTCAGAAACCTCTAAATTTGTAGCAGTGTTTGTCTATGCGAAGCACCCATCGTCCCTGCACATGTTGATTTGGGACCCGTCACCTCAAGCCAGCGTTTGTCTCCattttcactttgattccttCAAGTTTCAGCCATAGAAAACAATGGTGAACCCCCAAACCATGTGAAGGGGTTCCAGTACATAATTAATAGGTTGGTTTGGGCAAAATAATTTGGAATTAAGACTGCACCGGCAAGTCTTAAACTGGGTGCTTTAAAAATAGCTTCATAGGCTCCACTGGCAGCTTTAATTCTCCACCTCTCCTATAGCTTTATCTACGTTAAATGCCTGCATGTATGACCAAGGCTTAAAGCTCACCATCAAGATAGAAATGGTTGTTTTCACTGTATTTGAAACTCACCATTCATGCCGTGACAATCTATGTTATCcgaattctttttttattttaagggtcTACGTTACACATTTATATTTGACATGCGGGtcctccaaatatatatatataatttaagatAATACCCTAGTTGATTATCCTACATCCAAATATAGGCGAAGATGAGGACAGACAAAAAAAGGGGGTGACATGTAAAGATAATACCCTATTTGATTATCCTAAATCCGAAAGAGAAAAGCAGTTGTTTTGGATGCAGGTGAAGATGAATAATGCGAAAAGAACTCAATGTTATTATGGACCAACTTGTTTTCTAAAACTGAATGTCGAGCAAGTAATAGACCCATCTTAAAATCATGGATTAGAATTGGGTTTCATGCGAGCAGGGCCTCTTATATATCTTTGTTGTTGGTTGGTTTGTAAGACCCTAAAAATCCCACCAGCTATGTGCAGAAAGTCACGTCAAGTTAGTAGGGTGTTTTCAGTTTTGATCATATCCggcaatatttataattaagaaatattaagggtaaaataccaaaaaaaaatcctattttttttaaaatttatcgaaatgggtccggtattttattatttaccggaatgggtcattttccctaaaatcgcgtccacatcagcgtGATGTCAGGGACGTGtcaacaaatcgcgtccacgtcagcgcgctttgcttacgtggacacaaatcgcgcatttcgataaattttaaaaaaatagggcttttatgtgtaatttacccatttttttgatattttgtccctaataatacattttaatgtattactataatatgtagctcaaattatgtattgtagttaatattcataatattgtagcttaaatTGTCAATCCGTCTATACtattatactaataatatatattaatgtaatattgaagagttaattgattaaaaataaatgcaacaagtacaaaaagattcaaaattattaccaacaacatttgaaccaaggtactaaggaaaagaacaaatatcttaaccaactaagctaaactaattaattaacatattataaaaatgttgttattatcttaattatattacttacgttctaacgatttatcatacacgtgtcaaaccaaaaaaaataatacaataattctgtaaaaaaaattcggtgtttacttcaaataaataaggaaaataatgatttgaatgtttcaaaattcaattttaaaccgaaaaaatcgaaatttaggggcaaaaaaggatcttttttgatgaaaacTACGGCAAACCGCCTTTGGCTgtttgtcagcgcgtagatctcgaaaagttattcgaaatcaaaaaaaaaaccgtctcaatcggacaaccgagccaaaagttatggcctttcaaagtttttcaagctaaaaaacataaactgttcataaTTATTGCTTCCACGTCAACAAatcgcgcttacgtggacgcgatttgttgccacgtaagtaatcgcgctgacgtggacgcgatttcagggaaaatggcctattccggtaaataataaaataccgggcccattttaataaattttaaaaaaaatagggcttttatgtgtaatttgcccaaatattaacattatcattcctaaatcataattaacgatcaaaacaaatattaataatataattcagaTAAATAACTTAACAAAGTTTTGGAGCGGAGTCGAGATATGTACAAAGTCCAATTTCAtctctttaatttaatacattttaaataacAATCATATTTTCAAATGCTAAAATTTAAATCACAAGCATAGCAAAGAAGGATTCACCCAAATATCAGTTTCATAATTTCAGCATATAACCTTCataaatttttgggtaaattatatagGTAGTCACTTAAtgattattttttcattttaggcattaaaataaaaactttataatttaaacacctatattatataattcaatcattttgaTCACTTATTAAAATCACAAACGGCAACCTACTATggtagttaaataataataataaatttagctatcaatttttatatattatatcataattttaaaaaattaacccttaaaattataaatgctctcaatttgatcttaattttaaaatttcctctTCCCCTCCCCCACCACCGTTTCGTCCCAGGAAAGTTACATCCTCCACGCCAAGAAGTGGCGGAGACATCGGAtttcaaaaaacaaacaaaatgccTAACAGCTGCAAAATTTAAAGGTAAACAAAttcaatatcctaaaaatgaaaGAAGCAAGCTGCATATATAGGCtttttttacctatttaatataaaaaaataaaaaaaatatctaaataGGTTTTCCCAAATTATTTAGGGCAATGGTAAGCTGGAGGAGGGTGGTGGATAGGCGGCACCACCATTCTTTTTCTGACAGTGTAAGGTTTctgttattaaaaaataataataataatttttaagggaaggtggcaccaaaaataaaaatacaaccCGTATAACCCGTTTTCAAGTTGagaatatttgtaaattttggagctaatttttttaaaatttgactaaATCGATATAATATGTAGAAGtttagggctaaatttgttattattttaatttttaactgtCACGCCAACTTTTTGTTTGTACTTTTAATGGGAGTGACTAAAATGACCGAACTATATAATATGAGTGCTTAAATTgcaaacattttattttagaagtttaaaatgaaattttttatagttgaaagtaacctaaaattttaaactaaataaatgaaatgtttgatGTTAATGAACCAGTAAATCAATCTactaaaacaattaatagaaaatagaaTGGTTTGACCAAATGAATTAACCTATATTAAGATTAAAACTATGAATAGCTTAGTAAGATATTATTTTCTTAGCAAAATTGGTATTGTACATGCCTCAAAAACATTCGCATTTAACTtagcaaaattgaaaaaaaggtGGGCAAAATTAGCAAGCCAAGAAAGGACATAGGCcgaaattttgagtatttagaAAAATAGTTGTATATCGTGGACCTAacaaaatgtgttttttttaacgCACCAACTCATGGGTAAATGTTAGTGTTTCATCATCACCTCccaaatttgatttctttcctAATCACATTTATGTTCACTCTACCGCtaaactccgttacctccctaacgacaGTCCTATGTGACaatccaaatgagttttaaatgccaacttgaatGTCCAGTTTCtgggatgaaaatagatttttaattaaataaatttaatttggattgccacgtaggacatccaagtcggcatttaaaacccatatGGGCTGCCATGTAGGACCGCCATTAGAGAAGTAACGGAACTTAACAATAGAGTGACCgcttcgtaacaaaacaataacgtaactgactaaaacgtaacatttcaaatataagtgagtaaaatgtaatctgagacaaacaaaagtaactatttttatagtttacccttcttttatttatataaatagattaataaatatgtaattaaataatgaatatatatatttgatatttatcattgtgttaaatatattttattttatttttaaaaatcaactaatttttgatatattttctttatatataattttatatttcaaatatttattttctctacCCACATGGTGGGTATAGggatttctaatattataaaatcaaataattatttcaaatatcattattatttttaaatgtaaaatatttcaaatgtCATTGTTTTTCATCTACAATATGGGTATGGTAAATTCTAGTAttataaaatcaatcaattatttcaaatatcattatttttagttaatataattcttatatgtgaaatatttattttcattctgtACCATTGGTGtggtaaattttagtattatatatttttgtatgtgtatttgaaataattatttgaaatacttcacatataaaataatgatattttaaataattatttaaaatattttacatataaaaataatatttgtgtttgaaataattatttgattttataatattagaatttattaatatcaCAATGTAGGTGGAAAAAGAATACTTTacgtataaaaattatataaaagaaaaaataaatgcataaaattaGTTACTactcttcaaaaataaaatatttttaacatattacatgattagatatttattattattttatataaataaaagagctattaattaaaaatattttaaacataatgaaatatattaaatatattttattatataattacatattattttatttatataaataaaaagataaattaaaataaaatatttttaaaaaattaacaagtttattaattaaaaataactaaatattaaaatttaacaaaattttgaaacaacatgaaataataataataataataataataataataataataataataataataataataataataataaacaaatttgCTTGTGATATGAATTGAACTTGGGACTTAAAGATGAAAGAAGTAATACTTGACCGTTTGAACAAAGAAgctaagaaattttaaaaatcgcTTTTTGTAGGAGACTTTTGTAAGAAAGCACTTTTATCAGGACACATGTTTGCCACCTTATATCCcaaattttttcctaaaatctGTATATACtcttaattttaccaaaaaaagtgcaatggaaaaaatgaaaaacccaTATTTTTAAAAGCTATTTGACTTGTGTCTGTTTCAAAAgctgttttgaaaatttgacttatgtctccttttaaaaaaaatcatttttttaatattttactatatctcTATACAACACTTGTCAACCCCCTTAACTTTGGTTGTGGATTTTAAAAACTCTACTGGtagcaaacaaaatatttgccatagtaaaatataaaatatatatatttaaaaaaacacataacAATTTCTTAAGGTtacttgtgaaataaaaaaaatcattgatattataccaaatactaacccttttttaatacattttatttttttattatgttggGTCATTTTTCATTGGACATGATTTTTGAGTTTATGAATTGCgctaaaaaattatgttatttggtcaaaattttatcaataacccaattaatataaaaaaaaaccaattaataAGCTATGCGTTTGGAAGAAGTGACTAAAGGAGCAGGCATTCCTTCAAACACTGTGAAATTGAAAACAAACAGGTTACACAAGGTTTATTTATACAAGTTGGTTTTTCTACGTCTGTAAAGCCTAACTTAGTGAGAAATATTTACTATCTTCAACACTTACAACATTTGATTCTAATCTATTATTCATCCCTGACAATTTCCTCACCTTTGTACCTTGAAGGATGAAATTCTCACCATTAAATTCACACTATAGATTCATCAAGTAAAATCACAACACAAAAAGTTTTACTATTAGTATACAATCACAAAGTAAAGTTCCTCATTAGAACATATTAAGGGCTCAATCTCTCAATCCAATAACCCAAACAAGTCtcaaaatatgatatatatatatatatatatatatatatatatatatatatatatatatatatcatatttgaGACTTGTTCACATAAGAAGATCTATATGAATAACTATAAAACAATCACTATATAAGTTGAATACAATGTGATACATGCACGGATTaggtaaatttattaaatttcattcatcgAAGCTACTAATTTCCAAGCTTGGAAAATCAACCAACTTGCAACGACTTTTTGGATGAGATCCAGACATTTTGGGTTGAGATGTTTTCATAATGTTCAAAGATCCATATCTTATCTTCACaatgcactttgaatcacttagggtctgtttgattaccagtaaaatattttccgtaaaatgatttctgaaaaatgttttacttttctgtaaaatgatttactggaaaatattttttggtgtttgattgaatctgtgtaaaatattttctgctgcTTGgcagattttttgaaaatattttttcggaaaagttgtttttacatatattaatatatattaataaattttatattttaaattatttttacatatattgcaatgatttatttataataatactcaattattaagctacaatattaatcgttataaattgaaaaaactaatgtcaaataaattatttgtaattgtgttaaaaaacaagtattgaataattaaaaaacaagttcttggaaaatcgataaatgaaGCAATTTTcaccggaaatgaaggaaggaatgaaggaggcgatagagaggagagcacggaaaatgtcttacggaaattggaagggtaagacattttccctaaaatgtaactcattttcccttgttttggagttcattttccaaatggaaaatgttttcctccaatcaaacgctggaaaagttggaaatgattttccggaaaatcaattccgtcaatcaaacagacccttaatttttGTATACTAATGGTTTAAATGAGTTCGTGTATGGGTGTTTGAGTTTGAGATTCactactttataaaaaaaacaatataatttcatttcgtGATAAATAATCTA
This genomic window contains:
- the LOC105804005 gene encoding BTB/POZ domain-containing protein SR1IP1, whose amino-acid sequence is MVDLDQEDTAPTTLNMSAKKKELMSTAMKRTSEWIFSQEIPSDVTVQVAGVSFSLHKFPLVSKCGYIRKVVSESNDADVSVIVIPDVPGGAESFELAAKFCYGINFEINTENIAALRCVAEYLEMTEDYAVGSLVERTEAFLNEVALQSLAGAISVLHASENLLPIAEEVKLVGRCIDAIAYLACKESGNDIAMSSTISNSKTVVDWWAEDLAVLRIDIFQRVLIAMIARGFKPYALGPVLMLYAQKALRGLEIFGKGRKKIEPRQEHEKRVVLETIVSLLPKEKNAMSVSFLTVLLRAAIYLETTIACRLDLEKRMALQLGQAVLDDLLIPAYSFTGDTLFDVDTVQRIMMNYLEYETDGSHFGYKEEDGYISPPLSDMERVGKLMESYLAEIASDRNLPVSKFIGLTELIPEQSRITEDGMYRAIDIYLKAHPTITDLERKKVCSLMDCQKLSREACAHAAQNDRLPVQTVVQVLYYEQQRLRDVMNGSMSSGTSPSISSRVNLYPPTDIHPVSDELSSLKRENEDLKLELVKMKMRLKEIERPSSAVPSAASSPMGIIVPSSDKPPLPRKSFMNSVSKKLGRLYPFGVPPSGAKARTRPSKDRRHSIS